Part of the Pseudomonas chlororaphis genome, AACAATCGAATAAAGGTCATCAAGCGGATGGCGTACGGTTACCGGGATAGCGAATTCTTTTTCATGAAGATCAAGAGCGTCTTTCCCGGCAATCCGTGATGAACCAAAAAAAAGCGGCGCTCGATGCGCCGCTTCTTATTGCCAGGGGATCAGCGGTGGCCGCCTCTGCCTCGTCCGTCATGATCACCGCGTCCTCGATGATCATGTCCACCTCGATCGTCATTCCAGCCGCCCCGGTCGCGACCGCCCCAGCCATCCCAGCCACCCCGGTTCGGATAAGGCCGGTAGGCGGCCCGCGGTGGCGCGTAATAGCGCGGGCCTTGTTGGTAGTAGCGCGGGGCCGAATAGTAGCGCGGCGCCGGTTGGTAATACCGCGGTGCGTAATAGCCACGTGGGGCCGAATAATAACCAGCGCCCCCGTAGTAGACCGGCGCGGGTGAAGTGTAGACCTCTGAACGGTAGTAGCTCGAGTCTCCGTCGTAGTAAGGCACGCAGGCCGAAAGAGTCAAACCGAGAAACGCAAGGAGCAGCAGTCGTCGATACATGGCGGCCTCCTGGACCGCGAATGGGCCACATCAGCGACGCTGATGGGCGGCAGTCATATTTGGGTGACTGACGAATATTCAGACAGCAAAATCGGAATCTGGTGCGATATGGCAACAACTGGAAACATGTAGCTTTCTGCCAACATTCACCTTCAGAAACCGTGGCGAGGGCGCTGACTCGCGCCGAGTTGTGCAGCGCCCCTGAAAGGTAAAGCGGCCTTTCCAGACAAGCGGCGCGAGCAACCGGCCGCCTCGTTTACAAACAAGCGAATCCAGACGCACCTTTTCCTACAAGGATTACTAAACTGATTGCATTGGGTCGCGCCAAAGGAATCGTCATGTCGCTCCGTTCGTCGTTGTATGCCCAACGCAGGCCGTTGCTGATGGTAATGGCGTTGCTGGGAACAGGCTTCCTGACCGTTTCATTGCTGGGCTATTACGCTGCCCACGCCTCGGCGCGAGAAAGCCTCCTCAAGACGCTGTACGCGAACCTGCTGATTGGCCTGCTCGTGACGCTGGCCGCGCTATGGATCTTCTATCGGTTACTCAACCAGTACCAGCGCCGTATCGATGCCCAGGCAACCCTCGACAGCCTGACCGAACTGCCCAACCGCCGGGGCTTCAATCTGTTGGCCGTGCAGGCCCTGCACGAAGCCCAACGCGAACCCAGGCCATTGACCGCCGTGTTGCTGGAACTGGACGACTTCAAGCAACTGGAAAGTATCCACGGCCATATAGCCTGCGACCAACTGCTGAGCGGCTTCGCCCGCGACCTGACGCAAAGCCTGCGGCATTCGGACATCGTCTGTCGCTGGAGCACCGATGCCTTTGTCGTCCTGCTCAAGGACACCGATGGACAGACCGGTCTGAAAATCGCTGAGAAAGTTCGTCAGCACATGGAAAAACAGCGCTATTTCTGCAGCGGGAAACAATTGCTGGTCACGGTCAGCATCGGACTGACCACGGTGCAGGACGAAGACACCTTGCACAGCCTGCTGTCCCGGACCGATCATGCACTGCAACGCGCCCGGCAAACCGGCCGCAATCGAACCTGTGTGGAAATGCCTCACTCCAGCTATGAATAAACCCGACCTTTGCCCTGCCTGCGGTGGCAGCAACGACTGCTCGCTGGCCGATCCGAGAACCGTCGACCGAGCCTGCTGGTGTTTTGGCGTGAGCATCGACCCGGCCATACTCGAAGCGCTGCCGGCAGAGCTGCGCGATCAAGCCTGCCTGTGCCCGCGCTGTGCGCAGGTTGAAGCCCAACTGCACGCCAAGACCGGGCCGATCGCGTAAGATGCGCGCCCTCTTCCTGGCCTGAACTGCCCCATGCGCGTTGACCGCTTCCTCAGTAATCTGCCCCGTTTCAATCGCCAGCAGGTACGCCTGTTGCTGGTGGCGGGCCGGGTGCGGATCGACGGCCAGACCGTCACCGACCCGCACGCCCAGGTACGTGAGTTCAGCCGCGTCGAAGTCGATGACGAAGTGCTGCAAGCGGGCCGGCCGGCGCGGTACTTCATGCTCAACAAGCCGCCCGGCTGCGTCAGCGCCACTCGCGACCCGCAACACCCCACCGTGCTCGATTGGCTCGATGAGCCCGACAAGGACGACCTGCACATCGCCGGGCGCCTGGACTTCAATACCACCGGCCTGATGCTGATCACCAATGACGGCAGTTGGTCGCGCCGCCTGACCCAACCGCAGACCAAGCTGCCCAAGGTCTATTACGTCGAAACCGAACAGCCGATCACCGCCGAGTACGCCGACACCTTCGCGCGGGGTCTGTATTTCGCCTTCGAAGACCTCACCACCCAACCGGCAGGGTTGACGCTGCTGGGGCCGACCACGGCGCGCCTGAGCATCGTCGAAGGGCGTTATCACCAGGTCAAGCGCATGTTCGGCCACTTCGACAATAAGGTGTTGCGCCTGCACCGCGAACGCATGGGCCCCCTGGTGCTGGACCCTGCTCTCGAACCGGGCCAGTACCGCGCCCTGGGCGCTGACGAGATCAGCCTGATCTGAGCCCATTACCGTCGGGCAGAAGTGTCGAACAATTTTCCAAGCGGTACTTGCACAACGGTCGTCCCCCTGCTTGAATCAAACCGTCGGCCGAAATGTGACCGATGAGTCACAACATACTTCCAAGAAACTTTTTGCCGGCCAGAGCCCCCAGGCTCCGCCGTATCCCTCCCGGCAAACTGCCCGCCTACAACAACACCCGTCGACCGCTTCAGTGGATCGACATGGGCCTTATCTTCCAGGCGTATGCCTACCTGTCACATTGCCCGTGCAATCTCATTGCGCGCATACCCGCTTGCCAGGAGTCTTATGACATGAGGCCAGAAATCGCTGTGCTGGATATACAAGGTCAGTATCGGGTTTACACGGAGTTCTATCGCGCAGACGCCGCACAAAAGACCATCATCATGGTCAACGGCTCGATGGCCACGACTGCGTCGTTTGCACAGACCGTCAAAAGCCTCCATCCGCAATTCAACGTTGTGTTGTACGACCAGCCCTATGCGGGTAAGTCAAAAGCGCACAACCGGCATGAAAGAATGCTCACCAAGGAGATCGAAGGGCAGATTCTCCTGGAACTGATCGACCACTTTGCCGCCGAGCATGTGCTGTCCTTTTCCTGGGGCGGCGCCGCCACGTTGAGCGCCCTGGCCCAGCGCCCACAGCGGATTGAAAAAGCGGTGATCAGTTCGTTCTCGCCGGTGCTCAACGCACCGATGCGCGACTACCTGGAGCGTGGCGTGGATTACCTGAGCAACCTGGACCGCGACCGGGTCGGCCACCTGGTCAACAGCACCATCGGCAAGCATTTGCCGCCGCTGTTCAAGCGTTTCAACTATCGCCACGTCAGCAGCCTGGCCGAGCATGAATACGGTCAGATGCATTTCCACATCACTGACGTGCTCCAGAGCGACCCGCAGTGCTACGTCAACGCGGCGAGAAAAATCAACGTGCCGGTACTGTTCCTCAACGGCGAATGGGATGAATACACCTCGGCCGACGACGCCAGGCTTTTTGCCAACCATGTCCGGCACAGTACGTTCAGCACGGTGCAAGCCACCGGGCATTTCCTGGACATGGAACACAAGGCCGCCTGCCGCGACAGCCGCAACGCCGTGATGAACTTCCTCACGCCGACACACCGCGAAAGCCGTCCGCGCTACAGCTTCGTGCAGGACTACCATGCACTGGCAATCTGAAACGAGTCCTCGCGAGCAAGCCCCGCCCCGCGCCAACAAAACGGGGTTTGCCCGCGAAAGACCGCTTTGATCCAAGGCCTGCGTAGACGAGCGCACGCGCATCAGGCAAAGAAAAACTTCAAATCCCCGCCCACATCTGGTACAAAGTCAGCCGCTCTGAGCGGGTGTCGTATAATGGCATTACTCCAGCTTCCCAAGCTGATAACGAGGGTTCTTATAGGACACCCCGTTTTGTGAGCAAAGAAATATGTGTAATGCGGGTATAGTTTAGTGGCAAAACGAAAGCTTCCCAAGCTTTAGTTGAGGGTTCGATTCCCTCTACCCGCTCCATAAAATCAACTCCTTTCCCAGCAAAAACGGGCTCCCCGCCCACCCCTTCTCTGATCAGCACTCTCGCTCGTCTTGACTCGCTCCCCAATCAAGCAGCTCTTTCCCCACGCAAATCAGCGACCACCTGCGCTCGCATCAGATTGTGAATAAAGAAAACCGAGCATCAAAGCCAAACAGTCATCAACTGTCAGCCGCAGTCAATAGGTCTAGTTAGTGACAGCAGTATAGTCAGCGCCATCAAAGGTGGACAATCGAAGGTGCGCCCGATGCTTACGCTGACGCGCTCGTCTTGCAATCTTGTGGGCAGCCAAGTACTGCATTTCAACCTGCCATTGAGCCAGGAATTTTTCCCAATCACGGGCGTATGGGGCATCGATCAGGCGCGTCGAGCCGATGCTCGCTTGTAGAAAACGCTCACGCCACGGCTGTGGAATCCTGGCCTCGTCAACAATGTTGATACCGGAACTGTGGCGCTCAATAAGGACTGCTTTGCGGACAGCATCAATATCGAGGTGTGGATTACTATGGTGTAAGTCGACGCGCTCTTGGTCTTCAATGTCATCAAGCACATTTAAAATAGCGGCTGCTTGTGGATCGCCCGGCACCAGGTGCGAAAGTGTCCAGAGCGCTTTGCGCCTGACAGACTCACGCGTACGAAGATCATCAGCCACGTTCAGTGCCTCGATGGGAAACGGCAGTCAGCCGACGATAAAGGTCGGCTAAGAGGCGAGCATCCAGCAGCGCGTGATGGGGAAGTTCCGGGAGCGTCACGTTGTCGATATCATCCGCTTCGAGGTGCCTAAATAGCACGATCAGGTTGGTTGGCCGATTGGCAACGTTAGCTGGCCAACGGTGATTTACGTAAGCCAGTTGGCAGAAAAAATCCCAATCCCATTCAGGAGCGTCCGAGCAAATCTCTAACGGGACTTCTAGGTGGCTCAGGAAAGCGAGCAATGAGGTTTGGGCTTCGACCAAGGTTTGCCCGTGCGCAGCCAGGTTGAGCTGAGGCAGGACGTTCTGGATCACGAAGTCGCTGCAGTCTCCGACTAGGTAGGTGTCTGTGAGTTCGACGTAGTATTCATGGCCGGCTTCGGACACGAGTGCCAGGGAAATCAGCTTCGTATCTCGGTTCAGCTGTGTGAACTCACAGTCCAAAAATAGCTTCATCCCCTCCTCCCCTGTGAGTACCTGGTTCATGCCTGCGGTGTACCTTTGGTAAAACGATCAAAGCCGACTGGTTTCTTTTATGATTTTAACCGATTGTCCTGACGAGCCTATGCCTGCACTCACAGCAAGGGAGGTTTGCCAAGTGCTGCGCGATGCCATCTTGGGAGGCGCATGATGGTTACCCTGGTGGACGAGAGGCATTGATCGCATGGATTCGCGATCAACTCTATGCCGACGAAAGCGATGTCACAGATCCAAGGCGTACTT contains:
- a CDS encoding diguanylate cyclase, with product MSLRSSLYAQRRPLLMVMALLGTGFLTVSLLGYYAAHASARESLLKTLYANLLIGLLVTLAALWIFYRLLNQYQRRIDAQATLDSLTELPNRRGFNLLAVQALHEAQREPRPLTAVLLELDDFKQLESIHGHIACDQLLSGFARDLTQSLRHSDIVCRWSTDAFVVLLKDTDGQTGLKIAEKVRQHMEKQRYFCSGKQLLVTVSIGLTTVQDEDTLHSLLSRTDHALQRARQTGRNRTCVEMPHSSYE
- a CDS encoding helicase, yielding MNKPDLCPACGGSNDCSLADPRTVDRACWCFGVSIDPAILEALPAELRDQACLCPRCAQVEAQLHAKTGPIA
- a CDS encoding pseudouridine synthase, which gives rise to MRVDRFLSNLPRFNRQQVRLLLVAGRVRIDGQTVTDPHAQVREFSRVEVDDEVLQAGRPARYFMLNKPPGCVSATRDPQHPTVLDWLDEPDKDDLHIAGRLDFNTTGLMLITNDGSWSRRLTQPQTKLPKVYYVETEQPITAEYADTFARGLYFAFEDLTTQPAGLTLLGPTTARLSIVEGRYHQVKRMFGHFDNKVLRLHRERMGPLVLDPALEPGQYRALGADEISLI
- a CDS encoding MFS transporter; amino-acid sequence: MRPEIAVLDIQGQYRVYTEFYRADAAQKTIIMVNGSMATTASFAQTVKSLHPQFNVVLYDQPYAGKSKAHNRHERMLTKEIEGQILLELIDHFAAEHVLSFSWGGAATLSALAQRPQRIEKAVISSFSPVLNAPMRDYLERGVDYLSNLDRDRVGHLVNSTIGKHLPPLFKRFNYRHVSSLAEHEYGQMHFHITDVLQSDPQCYVNAARKINVPVLFLNGEWDEYTSADDARLFANHVRHSTFSTVQATGHFLDMEHKAACRDSRNAVMNFLTPTHRESRPRYSFVQDYHALAI